The DNA segment TTCTATTAATTTTGGTGAAGCACAAAATCCAGGATTAGAAACCTATGCAGATAATGTGGATACAATGAGTTTCTTAGAAGTTATTTAGGTTTTTAAAATCTTGATTTCTTTGGGTTTAGATAGGTTGTAAACACCATTACGTTCTCTCCGAACTTAAGATGTACTCTTTCTGTAATATTTGGTAATTCAATTTGTACAAAGTCTTCGCGCTTCTCTTCGTTTTCAAAAATCAACAGTAAATTGCTGTTTTTACCTTCTGAAATCATGTTACTTTGTACTTCGGATAAAATGTATTTTTCTGCTTCCATCAGGTTTTCAACCATCTGATGAAGGTCATCGGTGAGATATTTTTCCCAGTCAGTACTTACGTTTTCGGTCGTGTGAAAAGTAATGCTTAAAACGCTCATTGTTTTTTATTTTTTTTATGATTTAAGGTGCAGAATTTGAGGCAAAATTCGGGATTTTTTTCGTAATTTAGCACGTTATTAAAATTAGAAATGTAAGAATTTTCAAGCGTAATACTAACCGCTTGATTTTCATTTTATTAAAATATTATGCATAAAGAAGGAGAAAGGTTAATTCCTATCAACATTGTTGATGAAATGAAATCCTCTTATATCGATTATTCGATGTCGGTAATCGTTTCCAGAGCGTTACCCGATGTAAGAGATGGCTTGAAACCCGTACACAGAAGAGTCCTGTACGGTATGTACGGACTCAACGTTTTTTCAAACAGAAAACATTTAAAATCAGCGAGGATTGTCGGAGACGTTCTTGGTAAGTACCACCCGCATGGTGATACCTCTGTTTATGATGCGATGGTTAGAATGGCGCAACCTTGGAGTTTGCGTTATCAGCTCGTTGACGGACAGGGTAACTTTGGTTCCATGGATGGCGATCCGCCAGCAGCTATGCGTTATACGGAAGCAAGAATGAAAAAGATTTCAGATGAAATCTTAGCAGACCTTGACAAAGATACCGTTGATTTTCAAAATAACTTTGATGATTCCATGACGGAGCCAACCGTTATGCCAACGAAAATCCCTAATCTTTTGGTTAATGGAACTTCTGGTATTGCTGTGGGAATGGCAACGAATATGGCGCCTCATAACCTTGCAGAATCGATTGATGGGATCTGTGCCTATATTGATAATCCAGAAATTACGGTGGACGAGTTAATGCAATTCATCATCGCACCAGATTTTCCTACTGGCGGAATTATATACGGGTATGATGGAGTACGTGACGCTTTACATACTGGTCGTGGTAGAATTGTTCTGCGTGCAAAAGTAGGATTTGAAGAAATTGGAAATAGAAATGCGATTATCATTACCGAAATTCCTTATCAAGTCAACAAGGCAGAAATGATTTCGAGAACTGCAGAACTTGTAAAAGATGATAAAATCCAAGGGATCTATGAAATCCGAGATGAATCTGACAGACAGGGAATGCGTGTTGTTTATGAATTGAAAAATGATGCAATTCCGAATGTGGTTTTGAATATGTTGTATAAATATACCGCATTACAAACTTCATTTAGTGTTAATAATATTGCCTTGGTTAAAGGGCGTCCGGTACAATTAAATGTAAAGGATCTAATTCTTCATTTCGTAGATCACAGACATGAAGTAATTGTTCGCAGAACGAAGTACGATTTAAGAAAAGCTAGAGAAAGGGCACATATCCTTGAAGGGTTCATGAAAGTGATCGGTACCCAGGATGATCTTGATAAAGCAATCGCAATTATCCGTCACAGTTCTAATCCTGCGGAAGCGAAGGAGGGATTGATGAAAGAATTCGATCTTTCTGATATTCAGGCGCAGGCGATATTGGATTTAAGATTGGCACGTTTAACTGGAATGGAACTCGACAAAATCCGTGCGGAATATGACGAGATCATGGCGTTAATTAATGATTTAGAAGATATTTTGGCAAATGAGCCAAGAAGGTATCAGATCATTAAAGACGAAATGCTAGACATGAAAGAAAAGTACGGTGACGAAAGAAGAACCGAAATTGATTATTCAGGTGGTGAAATGTCAATTGAGGATTTAATTCCAGATGAAAAAGTAGTTCTTACCATTTCTCACGCAGGATATATCAAAAGAACTTCTCTTTCCGAATATAAAGTGCAAAGTAGAGGTGGAGTAGGAAACAGGGCTGCAACAACCAGAGATGAAGATTTCCTGGAATATATTGTAGCAGCGACCAATCACCAATATATGCTCTTCTTTACAGAAAAAGGAAAATGTTTCTGGTTGAGAGTGTTTGAAATTCCTGAAGGATCTAAAACTTCTAAAGGTAGGGCTGTTCAGAACCTGATTAATATTGAGCCGGGTGATAAGATCAAAGCCTATATCAGAACCAATGATTTAAAGGATCAGGAATATATTAATAAAATGAATGTGGTGATGATTACAAAAAACGGTACCATCAAAAAAACATCCTTAGAAGCCTATTCAAGACCAAGAACAAATGGAGTAAATGCCATTGAAATCAGAGAAAATGATCAATTATTAGGTGCAAGATTAACTGATGGAAATTCAGAGATTATGATTGCGACCAAAAATGGTAAATGTATTCGATTCCCAGAAGAAAAAGCGAGAGCGGTAGGACGTGGTTCCATTGGAGTTCGTGGTATTTCTTTGGAAAAAGAGGACGAAGTTATTGGAATGATTGTTGTGAACGATGTTCAGAATGAAACCGTTTTAGTAGTGTCTGAACGTGGTTACGGAAAACGTACCGCTGTGGAAGATTACCGTATTACCAATCGTGGTGGTAAGGGCGTTATCACCCTAAATATTACCGAAAAAACAGGAAATTTAATTGCGATTCAAATGGTAAAAGACGATGATGGATTAATGATCATCAACAAGTCTGGTGTTGCAATTAGAATGGGAATGGATGAAATGCGTGTGATGGGTAGAAATACACAAGGGGTGAAAGTAATTAATCTGAAAAAGAATGATGAAATTGCAGCAATTGCCAAGGTAGAGATGGATAAAGAGGTTGCAGTCGAAGCTGAAGAAGACCTTAATGAGCTTCCTACAGAACATGTAGATTCTGCACATCCTGATTTTACAGACCATCCGCAAACAGGAAATAATGCTTATACAAATCTAGGAGATCCAGCAGCGCTTCAAAAAATTGAGGATGATGAAGCAAAAGATATTAATGATCTAGAAGAAAATAAGGATTCCGAAGGTGAATCCGAAGAATAATAAATCAACCAAATTTATAATTAAAATAAAATGAAAAAAATATTTTTAAGCGCAGCAATGCTTACAGTTGCATTCGCATTTGGGCAGAAAAAAGAAATAACCGCTGCAGTAAAAGCAATTGAATCAGGTGATACAACAACAGCAAATTCACAACTATCTCAAGCAGAAAGTACAATGGGCGGGAAGACTTATTTGCTGGAGCCTGCAGTTTTGGAGCAGTATTATTACGCTAAAGGTTTGTCTCTTCTGAAATCAGGGAAGACCGCTGAAGGAGCAGTTTATCTTGGAAAGATCAATGAGTTGGCCAAAAATAAAATTTATACAGGGAAAGATTCCAGTAAAAATAAAGTTTACTTTGTAGGTAAACAGGCAGCAGATGAGTCTGGAATCAGTGGACTAAAGGAAGAAACATATTCCCCATCGTTAACCGGAAAATTAGGATCATCTCTTAATCCTGCGATCGAGGCCGCAAATAAAATAGCAGTAAACGCTTATAATGCGAAAAAGTACGCGGAAGCAGCGCCGAAATTTAAAGAAGTGTATAACCTACTTAATGCTGCGGGTCAGGATAACAAGAAATATCTTTATTATGCAGGTTTAACTTATGCGCTTGCCGATAATAAGAAAGAAGCTATTGAGGTATTTAGCGAATTGATTAATTCCGGATATAATGGTATTGAAACCACTTACACGGCAAAGAACAAAAAGACCAATGAAGTTGAAAATTTAGAGAGAATTAATTGGGATTTATACAAAAAAATGGGTACTGCTGGTGAGTATACTGATTTTAAAACCGAAGTTTCAAAAAGCTTAGAGCAGGAATTGTATGAAACAAATGCGGCCTTATTGGTAGAGTCTGATCGTGCGGAAGAAGCATTAGCGATTATTGAAAAAGGATTGAAGAAGTTTCCTAACAATGCTAAATTAGCAGAGTTGCAGGGTACTGCCTACTATAAATCAGGAAAAACCAATGAATTTATTGGCAATCTTAAAGCTCAGATCGCGAAAAATCCGAATGATGCGACCAATTGGTATAATTTAGCGGTATTGCAAAGTAAGGATCCTGCAACTGAAGGTGATGCACTCATTTCTTACAAGAAAGCAGTAGAGTTAAAACCAGATTTTACACAAGCTTGGCAAAACCTTACTTATATGACAATGGGTGATGATGGTAAAGCTATTGATGATTACAATAGCGCTAAGAAAGCAGGTAAAACCGAATTAGCAAATAAAATTATTGAGGCTAGAAGAGTTAGGTTAGCTGCTACTGTTCCTTATGCTGAAAAATGGTACCAGACTGATATGAATAATATAGATGTGGTAACTTTACTCAGAGGTTTGTATTTATCAACCAAGAACGATGTGAAATTCAAAGAGTTTAAGGCGAAAGAAGAAGCAATGAAAGCGAAATAGATCATAAGTAAGATCGAATATTATAAAAAGTATATCAAATTAATTTTGTTATACTTTTTTTTTCTTATTACATCAGCTATTTTTAATAAAACTTTAAGACTCATCTTTTTCTAAATTCTTATTTTCTTTGTAAATTCACTTCAAATATAATGTTATGACTTCATCAGAAAAAATAGTGGCACTTCGCCAGCAAATGGCTTTGAACGACGTAGATGCCTTTATTATATATTCCGCAGATCCGCATATGAGTGAATACTTACCTGACGAGTGGCAAGAGCGTACTTGGCTTTCAGGTTTTACAGGTTCCGCGGGATTTGTAGTAATTACTAAACATAACGCTGGTTTATGGACCGATGGACGGTACTTTGTGCAAGCTCCCATTGAATTAAAAGGATCAGGTATTGATCTTTTTAAAGATGGTGTGGATGGAACGCCGAATTATATCGACTGGATTATTTCGGAAATTCCGGAAAATGGTACGGTCGCAGTGAATGCGATTGCAACTTCTCACTCCAACTGGGAATTATTAAAGGAAAAGCTTTCTGAAAAAAATAGAAAGTTGGTAGACTTACCTTTATTGAAAGAAATTTGGAAAGATAGAAATCGGAATGCTGCTAAGAATCCTGTTTTTGTACACCCATTAGAGAGAGCAGGGAAATCTGTGACTGAAAAACTCTGTGACATTCGCGATAAAATGGAGGATCTTGGCGCCTCAGTTCATATTATTTCAAGTTTAGATGATGTGGCTTGGACGCTCAATTTACGTGGGTCAGATGTTCAAGCGAACCCGGTGTTCTTAGGGTATATCATTTTAACTAAAAACGAAGCGAAATTATTTGTTGATTTAGAGAAATTAGATGTTGATTCCAGAAAGCAGATGGATGAGGCCGGTGTCAAAATGTTACCTTATGACGATTTCTATAAAGATTTAAAAAACTTCAGTAACGAAAAAATATTGATTTCACCTGCAGGTAATC comes from the Chryseobacterium sp. SNU WT5 genome and includes:
- the gyrA gene encoding DNA gyrase subunit A — encoded protein: MHKEGERLIPINIVDEMKSSYIDYSMSVIVSRALPDVRDGLKPVHRRVLYGMYGLNVFSNRKHLKSARIVGDVLGKYHPHGDTSVYDAMVRMAQPWSLRYQLVDGQGNFGSMDGDPPAAMRYTEARMKKISDEILADLDKDTVDFQNNFDDSMTEPTVMPTKIPNLLVNGTSGIAVGMATNMAPHNLAESIDGICAYIDNPEITVDELMQFIIAPDFPTGGIIYGYDGVRDALHTGRGRIVLRAKVGFEEIGNRNAIIITEIPYQVNKAEMISRTAELVKDDKIQGIYEIRDESDRQGMRVVYELKNDAIPNVVLNMLYKYTALQTSFSVNNIALVKGRPVQLNVKDLILHFVDHRHEVIVRRTKYDLRKARERAHILEGFMKVIGTQDDLDKAIAIIRHSSNPAEAKEGLMKEFDLSDIQAQAILDLRLARLTGMELDKIRAEYDEIMALINDLEDILANEPRRYQIIKDEMLDMKEKYGDERRTEIDYSGGEMSIEDLIPDEKVVLTISHAGYIKRTSLSEYKVQSRGGVGNRAATTRDEDFLEYIVAATNHQYMLFFTEKGKCFWLRVFEIPEGSKTSKGRAVQNLINIEPGDKIKAYIRTNDLKDQEYINKMNVVMITKNGTIKKTSLEAYSRPRTNGVNAIEIRENDQLLGARLTDGNSEIMIATKNGKCIRFPEEKARAVGRGSIGVRGISLEKEDEVIGMIVVNDVQNETVLVVSERGYGKRTAVEDYRITNRGGKGVITLNITEKTGNLIAIQMVKDDDGLMIINKSGVAIRMGMDEMRVMGRNTQGVKVINLKKNDEIAAIAKVEMDKEVAVEAEEDLNELPTEHVDSAHPDFTDHPQTGNNAYTNLGDPAALQKIEDDEAKDINDLEENKDSEGESEE
- a CDS encoding tetratricopeptide repeat protein; protein product: MKKIFLSAAMLTVAFAFGQKKEITAAVKAIESGDTTTANSQLSQAESTMGGKTYLLEPAVLEQYYYAKGLSLLKSGKTAEGAVYLGKINELAKNKIYTGKDSSKNKVYFVGKQAADESGISGLKEETYSPSLTGKLGSSLNPAIEAANKIAVNAYNAKKYAEAAPKFKEVYNLLNAAGQDNKKYLYYAGLTYALADNKKEAIEVFSELINSGYNGIETTYTAKNKKTNEVENLERINWDLYKKMGTAGEYTDFKTEVSKSLEQELYETNAALLVESDRAEEALAIIEKGLKKFPNNAKLAELQGTAYYKSGKTNEFIGNLKAQIAKNPNDATNWYNLAVLQSKDPATEGDALISYKKAVELKPDFTQAWQNLTYMTMGDDGKAIDDYNSAKKAGKTELANKIIEARRVRLAATVPYAEKWYQTDMNNIDVVTLLRGLYLSTKNDVKFKEFKAKEEAMKAK
- a CDS encoding DUF4286 family protein, translated to MSVLSITFHTTENVSTDWEKYLTDDLHQMVENLMEAEKYILSEVQSNMISEGKNSNLLLIFENEEKREDFVQIELPNITERVHLKFGENVMVFTTYLNPKKSRF